The proteins below are encoded in one region of Pseudomonas putida S13.1.2:
- a CDS encoding NEL-type E3 ubiquitin ligase domain-containing protein, translating to MSVDYPTPTQEIVAMTHPTPLHQSQITRTLPKWSKVLHPAHTHKVLQSLRKDYLAEDGSPYSWYAAADEPAREQLRSAIETRDKRLVQVRQALAGFKDIIGFCTPLLTERLKVSVPVDRAQYVFQPFEPDANIWVGVPDVETPLVPHLEVDVLATRPVGEPQTRSLLEAALHNFEGLAEVGAYSRLTSAAGSATLLPDLTMADFVNHCRALDLGKRYQEHLLATHEGANRAEVQRRSIAASREALRVQALIAKLKGLLSKPGLDALGQLCDGEPHPTYEKQPLHCWNFSLFGIPVHEILFIGPDNPDRKNPCVLYMPGDSEHPIREFASRQEAGKHLRSRLLQSEFRRTVVHFAYKDRQKELADKLEHALFETDEAGRRKPRNMPVLPFTPSPIRTDPWATLYNAHLARMKADAKTIAVPTAEVDARARDKRLKHWLELGMNMLNVAAFFVPGLNTVMLGVFAYDLMSSVFTGFEAWEQGDTRQALAQLESLAINAAVIAGFATGAKIVQASGFVDALTSVWHEDKELLWHPDMTPYASTAAIPEGAQPDLLGHVHIDGKTYLKLDGTLYEVFQDAEQQWHVRHPDDAQAYAPRLLHHGNARWQLAHEQPLEWDREQLMRRLGGYGAGLDERELDTALRSTGTDQAVLRRAHAAGLRPPALLLDTLQRLQLDNQAQQIITRVRHGLPLAAYENFALPELLRLPGWPEGHVLKVYQGPEPWGESVHYGPVHPVGQVEIEVTRNDLDNGQLSQTVLAQMGEKAVLQVLGDTPTEHRSSALNNLLAEHLEQHRGALLSSLQQSHRPTLPPTAQPLARQFPGLPDSALEALLANIGNAERESLTNGRVPLRIAEEARLLQARARLDRAILGIFRPSLANDDSQRLQQALQAEHPQADSAQLLQLALGDRQHCASLLGQQPINPRFRSPLRLANGQLGYPLSGRGLHGRALPAARRLRALYPELSSQQISVLQTELAQGGDLGSAISQLEAEQRALNRDLNRWVGTSRTLDERFDRQQFTERLMSASRREGGAQRAVLVLSHMQLEALPAFTARMPHIRQLVIDGLQMRRLEGGFLANFPDLDTLEIIGNPEIDAETLFEALKSAPRLRELGLTGNGLTTLSATAQQAIGAMPGLRVLGLSRNRLRLDDASLAFLTRLPLDALGLGHNQITLDERLAAQFQDMIHPKVLHMPRNPLQLAPDLRFMARLSHLDLERCELQQWPDSLTILMSQPQYQLRYLNLSSNRIRTVPDLSGVLRTPFARDVAARLPERRWLFNYNTLEAEARARLGSSGVNVFEHAEDVPPWQGFIRGGASSAEEQLWSDLFDQGENAALLGVLERVAQSAEARRDAEALRERVWELLDDAAHDTVLRERLATVAGDFPPTCGDAGADAFSALEIEVLAHHAAGHAGSRPADLLNLYRKLYRRDQVNQLADRISWRRSLRKQALLDDAYDEDLPSYDVLDEPSAFPDSALETGLVDDIELRLALRQSLATVLDYPEPSSGMLHRSTARINRAIIDKVKAAVLVLDTDATAREQWLNRQPGWVEYLKREHAAQFSLITDFWRPGLDYLYYCLDETADPVTSLDSSLLRALASVMPESPLDASGILRRVAINEQQYRQGVDVLTAEQQQVETGLLTSLTRQLQTLGS from the coding sequence ATGAGCGTGGACTATCCGACCCCAACGCAAGAGATCGTTGCCATGACCCACCCCACGCCGTTACATCAAAGCCAGATAACCCGAACATTACCGAAATGGAGCAAGGTTCTTCACCCCGCACATACGCACAAGGTGCTGCAAAGCCTGCGCAAGGATTATCTGGCTGAAGATGGCTCCCCTTACTCGTGGTACGCCGCTGCCGATGAGCCAGCGCGTGAGCAGTTGCGCAGCGCTATCGAAACGCGGGACAAACGCCTGGTACAAGTCAGGCAGGCACTGGCGGGTTTCAAAGACATCATCGGCTTCTGTACCCCTCTGCTGACCGAGCGCTTGAAGGTGAGCGTGCCCGTAGACAGGGCGCAATATGTGTTCCAGCCCTTTGAACCCGATGCCAACATCTGGGTCGGCGTACCCGACGTAGAAACGCCCTTGGTCCCGCACCTTGAGGTGGATGTCCTGGCCACTCGCCCTGTGGGCGAACCGCAAACACGCAGCTTGCTGGAGGCAGCCCTGCACAACTTCGAGGGCCTGGCCGAAGTAGGGGCTTACAGCAGACTCACCAGCGCTGCGGGCAGCGCTACGCTCCTACCGGACCTGACAATGGCGGACTTCGTCAACCACTGCCGGGCCCTGGACCTTGGCAAACGCTATCAAGAGCACCTGCTGGCAACCCATGAGGGCGCCAATCGCGCCGAAGTCCAGCGCCGGTCGATAGCAGCAAGTCGCGAGGCCCTGAGGGTCCAGGCACTGATTGCAAAGCTCAAAGGCCTGCTGAGCAAACCTGGGCTCGATGCGCTTGGCCAACTGTGCGATGGCGAGCCTCACCCCACCTATGAAAAACAGCCACTGCATTGCTGGAACTTCAGCCTGTTCGGTATCCCCGTCCACGAAATACTGTTCATCGGGCCAGACAATCCTGACCGGAAAAACCCCTGTGTCCTGTATATGCCTGGCGATAGCGAGCATCCTATAAGGGAGTTTGCTTCTCGTCAGGAAGCCGGTAAACACCTGCGCAGCCGGCTATTGCAAAGCGAGTTTCGCCGAACCGTGGTGCATTTCGCCTACAAAGACAGGCAAAAGGAACTGGCCGACAAACTGGAACATGCGCTGTTCGAAACGGATGAAGCAGGCAGACGCAAACCCCGAAACATGCCCGTACTGCCTTTCACCCCCTCGCCAATCAGAACCGACCCTTGGGCGACCTTGTACAACGCACACCTTGCGCGCATGAAGGCCGACGCAAAAACCATTGCGGTCCCTACCGCCGAGGTCGACGCCAGGGCCCGCGACAAGCGCCTGAAGCACTGGCTTGAGCTGGGCATGAATATGCTGAACGTCGCCGCGTTTTTCGTGCCTGGGTTGAACACGGTCATGCTTGGCGTTTTCGCTTACGATCTGATGAGCTCGGTTTTCACCGGCTTCGAGGCCTGGGAACAAGGCGATACCCGGCAAGCACTGGCGCAGCTGGAGTCGTTGGCAATCAACGCGGCGGTGATTGCCGGTTTTGCCACGGGCGCCAAGATCGTCCAGGCGTCAGGCTTTGTGGATGCGCTGACAAGTGTGTGGCATGAAGACAAAGAACTGCTCTGGCACCCCGACATGACGCCCTATGCGAGCACAGCGGCTATCCCTGAAGGGGCCCAACCCGACTTGCTCGGCCACGTGCACATCGATGGGAAGACCTACCTGAAGCTGGATGGGACGCTGTACGAAGTGTTTCAGGACGCAGAACAACAATGGCACGTGCGTCACCCCGATGACGCGCAGGCTTATGCCCCACGCTTGCTGCACCATGGTAACGCCCGCTGGCAACTGGCCCATGAACAGCCTCTGGAATGGGACCGCGAACAACTCATGCGCCGCCTTGGCGGCTATGGTGCAGGCCTGGACGAGCGCGAACTGGACACCGCCCTGCGCAGTACCGGTACCGATCAAGCCGTGTTGCGCCGTGCCCACGCAGCCGGCCTGCGTCCACCCGCCTTGTTGCTCGACACGCTACAGCGCCTGCAACTGGACAACCAGGCACAACAGATCATCACCCGCGTACGCCATGGGCTGCCGCTGGCTGCGTACGAAAACTTTGCCTTGCCTGAGTTGCTGCGCCTGCCGGGCTGGCCTGAGGGGCACGTGCTCAAGGTTTACCAAGGGCCAGAGCCTTGGGGCGAATCTGTGCACTACGGCCCTGTCCACCCGGTTGGCCAGGTAGAAATCGAAGTTACCCGTAACGACCTGGACAATGGCCAGTTGAGCCAGACAGTGTTAGCTCAGATGGGTGAAAAAGCCGTTCTCCAGGTGCTCGGCGACACGCCGACCGAGCACCGATCATCCGCATTGAACAACCTGCTCGCAGAACACCTGGAACAACATCGCGGCGCTCTGCTAAGCAGCCTGCAACAAAGTCACCGCCCCACCCTCCCCCCAACCGCGCAACCGCTCGCCCGGCAGTTTCCCGGCCTGCCGGATAGCGCCCTTGAAGCATTGCTGGCCAACATCGGCAACGCCGAACGGGAAAGCCTGACAAACGGACGGGTGCCGCTTCGCATCGCCGAGGAAGCTCGCCTTCTGCAAGCTCGAGCGCGGCTTGACCGCGCCATCCTGGGCATTTTCAGGCCCAGCCTGGCCAACGACGACAGCCAGCGCCTGCAACAGGCGCTGCAAGCCGAACACCCGCAGGCTGACTCGGCCCAGTTGCTACAGCTTGCCCTTGGCGACCGCCAGCACTGCGCCTCACTGCTAGGCCAACAACCCATCAACCCCAGGTTCCGCTCGCCCTTGCGGTTGGCCAACGGCCAGCTTGGCTATCCCCTGAGCGGCCGTGGCTTGCACGGGCGAGCCTTGCCGGCCGCGCGTCGACTTCGGGCACTCTACCCCGAACTCAGCAGCCAGCAGATCAGCGTACTGCAAACCGAACTCGCCCAAGGGGGGGACCTGGGTAGCGCAATCAGCCAGCTGGAAGCCGAGCAGCGCGCCCTCAACCGTGATCTCAACCGCTGGGTTGGCACCTCGCGCACCCTGGATGAACGCTTTGATCGCCAGCAATTCACCGAGCGGCTGATGAGTGCTTCGCGGCGTGAAGGTGGCGCGCAACGCGCAGTGCTTGTGCTGAGCCACATGCAACTGGAAGCACTGCCAGCGTTCACTGCCCGTATGCCGCATATCCGGCAACTCGTCATTGATGGGTTGCAAATGCGGCGCCTGGAGGGTGGCTTCCTGGCAAACTTCCCTGACCTGGACACCCTGGAAATCATCGGCAACCCGGAGATTGACGCTGAAACATTGTTCGAGGCGCTCAAGTCTGCCCCACGGCTACGCGAACTGGGCCTGACAGGCAATGGCTTGACTACGCTTTCAGCCACTGCCCAGCAGGCCATCGGGGCGATGCCTGGCCTGCGGGTACTGGGCCTCAGCCGTAACCGGCTGCGGCTCGATGACGCCAGTCTTGCCTTCCTGACGCGCTTGCCCCTGGATGCACTCGGCCTGGGCCACAACCAGATCACACTGGATGAACGCCTTGCCGCCCAGTTTCAGGACATGATCCACCCCAAGGTGCTGCACATGCCTCGCAACCCATTGCAGCTGGCGCCCGACCTGCGCTTCATGGCCCGCCTCAGCCACCTGGACCTTGAGCGTTGCGAACTGCAGCAGTGGCCCGACAGCCTGACAATCCTCATGAGCCAGCCCCAGTACCAGCTGCGCTATCTGAACCTCTCCTCCAACCGTATTCGTACCGTGCCAGACTTGTCAGGTGTACTGCGCACCCCGTTCGCCCGCGATGTGGCCGCGCGCTTGCCCGAGCGCCGCTGGCTGTTCAACTACAACACACTGGAAGCCGAGGCACGTGCGCGCCTGGGCAGTAGTGGCGTCAATGTATTCGAGCACGCAGAAGACGTACCGCCGTGGCAAGGTTTTATCCGTGGCGGCGCGAGCAGTGCCGAAGAGCAGCTGTGGAGCGATCTGTTTGACCAAGGTGAAAACGCAGCGTTGCTGGGGGTGCTCGAACGTGTTGCCCAGTCGGCAGAAGCGCGGCGTGATGCCGAGGCGCTGAGGGAGCGTGTATGGGAGCTGCTGGATGATGCTGCCCACGACACCGTGTTGCGCGAACGCCTCGCCACCGTGGCCGGGGACTTCCCCCCAACCTGCGGCGACGCAGGAGCCGACGCCTTCAGTGCCTTGGAGATAGAAGTGCTGGCCCACCACGCTGCCGGTCATGCCGGTAGTCGGCCGGCCGATCTGCTGAACCTGTATCGAAAATTGTATCGACGCGATCAGGTCAATCAACTGGCGGACCGCATCAGCTGGAGACGGTCCTTGCGCAAGCAGGCGTTGCTCGATGATGCCTACGACGAAGATCTACCCTCATACGATGTGCTCGACGAGCCCTCTGCCTTTCCGGACTCCGCCCTGGAAACCGGGCTGGTGGACGATATCGAGCTGCGCCTGGCCTTGCGCCAGTCCTTGGCTACCGTGCTGGACTACCCTGAGCCCAGCAGCGGCATGCTGCACCGCAGCACGGCCAGGATCAACCGGGCAATCATCGACAAGGTGAAAGCTGCGGTCCTTGTGCTGGATACGGATGCCACCGCTCGAGAGCAATGGTTGAACCGGCAGCCGGGCTGGGTTGAGTACCTGAAGCGAGAGCATGCAGCGCAGTTCAGCCTGATTACCGACTTTTGGCGCCCAGGCCTGGACTACCTGTATTACTGCCTGGATGAAACCGCTGACCCGGTGACGTCCCTGGACAGTTCCTTGCTCCGAGCCCTGGCCAGCGTCATGCCTGAAAGCCCATTGGATGCCAGCGGCATTCTGCGACGCGTGGCGATCAACGAGCAGCAGTATCGCCAGGGGGTGGACGTGCTGACCGCCGAGCAGCAACAGGTTGAAACCGGTCTATTGACCAGCCTCACTCGCCAACTGCAGACACTCGGCAGTTAA
- a CDS encoding dermonecrotic toxin domain-containing protein — MSHTPYHHAQMVRTLPGWSKALHSEHASQIMARLHKDYQDSQGSTCAWYQQADEPTRQALRRAIAKRDASNRALHAALGNLQGVTEFCAPLLQAQLDIDTPVTQAQYVYQATTVKQPGGMPGGPAVPHEQGEIVPKGAPQYRSLLEAALHNFEGTADTTRFSRLQHSRQDIRSMAGLTVAGFIDQCRALNLGRRYQQHLDQVFDGANKTALQQLAINARRDEFRVQTRIAACKGYLSPAGSCALQGLCAENANPTYQGRPLRCWQLQLFGIPIHELLFIAPMQNRKHDPVFLYNPVDGDALREFASLGDARKYLRQQLLQDGYRKRFVALALQSQQATLNKRLARALYSNADQDDGAQLKPRKSIHLESIDRNLPDAPWALLESSHLARLRADARRVAVPTEDVDARVRLQNIEYWLDLGMTVLNVAAMVVPCLNPIMLTLGAAQIMGSVFEGISAWEEGDNDEAAAQLESVLLNIVTVAAVGAGSVVLKASGFVDAMQSIVKDGKDYLWNATLQDHASPVSIAEDLAPDVQGRYTVDGRHYIRIEGVVYEQLQERGQWRIPHPQDPQAYRPVVRDNGAGAWRAAHEVPLEWDDLQLLRRLGPISEGLGDSELQAALQCSGVQGNELRQTQVAAQHPPALLADALDRLKARNQASLPEEAGPLARQFPGLTQRAIGQIMARTCARERLLLGQGRVPLRVAEEARALQAHARLSRALLGLWRPDLATADSGVLDAALKAEHPGLDARQRYEMAVADRLHAARLIGQQPIRPGYRSPMRLADGRIGYPLSGRLPWANTADRRLRALYPGLSASERNTLRGQLRQRGSVAAQLRALEIERDALDVTLRTWVNQSTETQRDSSGVVRDLLNAAWRRDDPDNLTLQLLHIDTLPSLPARFDHITTLNIRATGIRELPADFFQSFPSLRTLRLALSPELDFEGLFQALACTPQLEVLELGNNQLGSLTEVMRQRLGGLTRLRRLSLRLNRLQLAEADLQTLAQLPLENLDLENNHIVLSEALAARFAGLRSLRDLRLTNNPLGQAPDVSGLSSLANLQLRNCGLREWPRGLTSLMTQADLQLRHLSLSYNPIEQLPDLDQVLTSPFADALRVPGRDTFWDFNENNLGAESIRRLRTAGVEVHGGDELSDISVDFWLVDASPEQAQLWDELFEGDANQHLREVVERMAHSRQAERNVRGLSRQVWQLLEQAGRDEALRTHLDNVAQDYPPTCGDAGTDAFSALELEAQVFRQLAEEAERPVYLFNFFRNLYRREMVNALAERIQLARQARQARLLELERLPAQAQPARLDVPELDRLDELSDNALLTGGTDLIEIRLALRQSLAEPLNFPETSQGMLYRQEAMISARVASNVERAVLRLDDTATERRAWVARQPSWQRYLAQRFASRFTALDERWYQGMQYLDYCLDAESEAVTSLDGAVLQALTDALPAPPLDANGQLHRMDLGSQAYDVASRRLNAGRDQQREALFETLTRAQDPNN; from the coding sequence ATGAGCCACACCCCTTATCACCACGCGCAAATGGTGCGAACCCTGCCCGGCTGGAGCAAGGCGTTGCACAGCGAGCATGCCAGCCAGATCATGGCGCGCTTGCACAAGGACTACCAGGACAGCCAGGGTAGTACCTGCGCCTGGTATCAACAGGCAGACGAACCCACCCGCCAGGCCCTTCGCCGCGCCATCGCCAAGCGTGATGCCAGCAACAGGGCCTTGCATGCAGCGCTCGGCAACCTACAGGGCGTGACCGAGTTCTGCGCCCCCTTGCTGCAAGCACAGCTCGACATCGACACCCCGGTCACCCAGGCGCAATACGTTTATCAAGCCACCACTGTGAAGCAACCAGGCGGGATGCCCGGGGGCCCGGCAGTGCCGCATGAGCAGGGCGAGATCGTGCCCAAGGGAGCCCCGCAATACCGCAGCCTGCTCGAAGCGGCCCTGCACAATTTCGAAGGCACTGCCGACACCACGCGGTTCAGCCGCCTGCAGCACAGCCGCCAGGACATCAGGTCCATGGCTGGGCTGACGGTGGCAGGCTTTATCGACCAATGTCGGGCGCTGAACCTGGGTCGGCGCTACCAGCAGCACCTTGACCAGGTCTTCGACGGAGCAAACAAAACCGCGTTGCAGCAGCTGGCTATCAACGCCCGGCGTGACGAGTTTCGTGTGCAAACCCGTATCGCTGCCTGCAAAGGCTACCTCAGCCCCGCCGGCTCTTGCGCGCTGCAAGGCCTGTGTGCCGAAAACGCCAACCCCACCTATCAAGGCCGCCCCCTGCGTTGCTGGCAGCTGCAGTTGTTTGGCATCCCGATACACGAACTGCTGTTCATCGCGCCCATGCAAAACCGCAAGCATGACCCGGTATTTCTCTACAACCCGGTGGATGGCGATGCGCTCAGGGAGTTCGCTTCGCTGGGCGATGCACGCAAGTACTTGCGCCAGCAACTGCTGCAGGACGGCTACCGCAAGCGCTTCGTCGCCCTGGCATTGCAATCACAACAGGCAACGTTGAACAAGCGGCTCGCGCGCGCCCTGTACAGCAACGCTGACCAGGATGACGGGGCACAGCTGAAACCTCGCAAGTCGATACACCTGGAATCCATCGACAGAAACCTGCCAGATGCCCCTTGGGCATTACTGGAATCCAGCCACCTTGCCCGCCTGAGAGCGGATGCTCGCCGGGTCGCGGTGCCCACCGAAGATGTCGACGCCAGGGTACGCTTGCAGAACATCGAATACTGGCTGGACCTGGGCATGACCGTGCTGAATGTGGCAGCGATGGTCGTGCCATGCCTGAACCCGATCATGCTGACCCTCGGCGCCGCGCAGATCATGGGCAGTGTGTTCGAGGGCATCTCGGCCTGGGAGGAAGGTGACAATGACGAGGCTGCAGCCCAGCTTGAATCGGTGTTGCTGAACATTGTGACGGTGGCTGCCGTAGGTGCCGGTAGCGTGGTGCTGAAGGCCTCCGGCTTCGTCGACGCCATGCAGAGCATCGTCAAGGATGGCAAGGACTACCTGTGGAACGCCACGTTGCAGGACCATGCAAGCCCGGTGTCGATTGCCGAAGACCTCGCACCGGATGTACAGGGCCGCTATACGGTGGACGGGCGCCACTACATACGCATCGAGGGCGTTGTGTACGAACAGTTGCAGGAACGCGGCCAATGGCGGATTCCTCACCCGCAAGACCCGCAGGCCTATCGGCCAGTGGTTCGGGACAATGGCGCAGGCGCGTGGCGCGCGGCACACGAGGTGCCACTGGAGTGGGATGACCTGCAGCTGTTGCGGCGCTTGGGGCCGATCAGTGAAGGGCTGGGTGACAGCGAGTTGCAGGCGGCACTGCAGTGCTCAGGGGTGCAAGGCAATGAACTTCGCCAAACCCAGGTCGCCGCGCAGCATCCCCCCGCCTTGCTGGCCGACGCACTCGACCGACTGAAAGCGCGAAACCAGGCCAGTCTGCCCGAAGAAGCCGGGCCACTGGCCAGGCAGTTCCCGGGCCTGACGCAGCGTGCCATTGGGCAGATCATGGCCAGGACCTGCGCCCGTGAACGTCTGCTATTGGGACAAGGCAGGGTACCCTTGCGCGTCGCCGAAGAAGCCCGGGCCTTGCAGGCACACGCCCGCCTGAGCAGGGCCTTGCTGGGGCTCTGGCGACCTGACCTGGCCACTGCCGACAGTGGCGTGCTGGATGCCGCGCTCAAAGCCGAGCACCCTGGCCTCGATGCACGACAACGTTATGAAATGGCGGTCGCCGATCGCCTGCATGCAGCCAGGCTGATCGGGCAGCAGCCGATCAGGCCAGGCTACCGTTCACCGATGCGCCTGGCCGATGGGCGCATCGGCTACCCACTCAGTGGAAGGCTGCCTTGGGCGAATACTGCAGATCGACGCCTGCGTGCGCTCTACCCTGGCCTGAGCGCAAGCGAGCGCAATACCTTGCGGGGCCAACTACGCCAGCGCGGTAGTGTCGCGGCGCAGCTCAGGGCGCTGGAGATCGAGCGTGACGCCCTCGACGTCACGCTGCGCACCTGGGTGAACCAGAGCACTGAAACCCAACGCGACAGCAGCGGCGTGGTCCGAGATCTGTTAAATGCAGCCTGGCGTCGTGACGACCCTGACAACCTGACGCTGCAGCTGCTGCACATCGACACGCTGCCATCGTTGCCGGCTCGCTTCGATCACATCACCACCCTGAACATTCGCGCCACCGGCATCCGCGAGCTGCCCGCAGACTTTTTCCAGAGCTTCCCCTCCCTGCGCACACTGCGCCTGGCGCTAAGCCCGGAACTCGACTTCGAAGGCCTGTTCCAGGCACTGGCCTGCACCCCGCAACTGGAAGTACTGGAACTGGGCAACAACCAGCTCGGCAGCCTGACCGAGGTGATGCGTCAGCGCCTGGGAGGCCTTACCCGCCTGCGCCGGTTGAGCCTGCGTCTGAACAGGTTGCAACTTGCCGAAGCCGACTTGCAGACCCTTGCACAACTCCCCCTCGAAAACCTTGATCTGGAGAACAACCACATTGTGCTGAGTGAAGCCCTGGCAGCACGTTTCGCCGGCCTGCGCAGCCTGCGCGACCTGCGCCTGACCAACAACCCACTGGGGCAGGCGCCCGACGTGAGCGGCCTGTCGTCCCTGGCCAACTTGCAGTTACGCAACTGCGGCCTGCGTGAATGGCCGCGCGGCCTCACCTCATTAATGACGCAGGCGGACCTGCAGTTGCGTCACCTCAGCCTGAGCTACAACCCGATCGAACAATTGCCGGACCTCGATCAGGTACTGACCAGTCCCTTTGCCGACGCCCTGCGTGTGCCAGGTCGCGATACCTTCTGGGACTTCAACGAAAACAACCTGGGCGCCGAAAGTATCCGCCGCCTGCGCACGGCTGGCGTCGAAGTGCACGGCGGCGATGAGCTGTCGGATATCAGTGTGGACTTCTGGCTCGTGGATGCCAGCCCGGAACAGGCGCAGCTCTGGGACGAGCTGTTCGAGGGTGACGCAAACCAGCATTTGCGCGAAGTGGTCGAACGCATGGCGCACTCGCGGCAAGCCGAGCGCAACGTGCGCGGGCTGAGCCGGCAGGTCTGGCAGCTGCTTGAACAGGCTGGGCGAGACGAGGCATTGCGCACCCATCTGGACAATGTCGCGCAAGACTACCCGCCCACCTGTGGCGACGCTGGTACCGATGCATTCAGTGCCCTCGAGCTCGAAGCCCAGGTGTTCAGGCAACTGGCCGAGGAAGCGGAGCGCCCTGTCTACCTGTTCAACTTTTTCCGAAACCTCTACCGCCGAGAAATGGTCAACGCCCTGGCCGAACGGATCCAGCTCGCCCGCCAGGCCCGCCAGGCGCGTTTGCTGGAGCTGGAACGGCTGCCCGCCCAGGCTCAGCCCGCAAGGCTCGACGTGCCTGAGCTGGACCGCCTGGACGAACTGAGTGACAACGCCCTACTCACTGGCGGCACGGACCTGATAGAAATACGCCTGGCCTTGCGCCAGTCACTGGCAGAACCGCTCAATTTCCCGGAAACCAGCCAAGGCATGCTCTATCGCCAAGAAGCGATGATCTCGGCACGTGTGGCCAGCAATGTCGAACGCGCTGTCCTGCGGCTCGACGATACCGCTACAGAACGCAGGGCCTGGGTTGCGCGGCAGCCCAGCTGGCAGCGTTACCTTGCCCAACGTTTCGCCAGCCGCTTCACAGCGCTTGACGAGCGTTGGTACCAAGGCATGCAGTACCTGGACTATTGCCTGGATGCCGAGAGCGAAGCGGTCACTTCGTTGGATGGCGCGGTGCTGCAGGCCCTCACCGACGCACTGCCCGCGCCACCGCTGGATGCAAACGGCCAACTGCACAGAATGGACCTGGGTAGCCAGGCTTACGACGTGGCCAGCCGGCGCCTGAATGCCGGGCGTGACCAACAACGCGAAGCGTTGTTTGAAACGCTCACCCGCGCGCAAGACCCGAACAACTGA